A genomic segment from Salvelinus alpinus chromosome 8, SLU_Salpinus.1, whole genome shotgun sequence encodes:
- the zbtb25 gene encoding zinc finger and BTB domain-containing protein 25 produces MDVSSHSLFLLQQLNIQREFGFLCDCTVAIGNVYFKAHRAVLAAFSNYFKMIFIHQSSECIKIQPTDIQPDVFSYLLHIMYTGMGPKQPVDQGRLQEGIKFLHAYQLCRNPDEGCPDVGDLVRMSNLYGIQISSQLANKEGTGGPKGSAGTRRGGGPEDGRSSTQAGRSHAAQFSMTVGMEGIPSSDRQPFSGLLRGVSSVASGDDSNISTRIKQERVEEGEGEESHQALGRVGSPTSPSAQGGSPCQGLLFKDGPLVLLCPRCGERCSSPEGLRKHLFSHAACTMDPSGLMEGLSQGGVGDPEGPEDQQQRGAPQDQLDAGCLEEALRQSQALANELAAELSWSRGGIAIGTSPPPTTTSTTSQSRKRKIACAVCSLRFAQKSQLQEHMYTHTGKPSRYHRYSRLCSQLIHASGHFCEGPPEGGVGVAASTTVMLAEESNREAQDNGSSCYSLDSEISQESVDAVTVE; encoded by the exons ATGGACGTGTCCAGCCACAGCCtgttcctcctgcagcagctcAACATCCAGAGGGAGTTCGGCTTCCTGTGTGACTGTACTGTCGCCATTGGCAACGTGTACTTCAAGGCCCACCGGGCCGTCCTGGCTGCCTTCTCCAACTACTTCAAGATGATCTTCATTCATCAGTCAAG TGAGTGCATTAAAATACAGCCCACGGACATCCAGCCGGATGTGTTCAGCTACCTGCTTCACATCATGTACACTGGCATGGGCCCCAAGCAGCCAGTGGACCAGGGCCGCCTGCAGGAGGGCATCAAGTTTCTCCATGCCTACCAGCTGTGCCGTAACCCCGACGAGGGGTGCCCCGATGTCGGCGACCTGGTCCGTATGTCCAACCTGTACGGTATTCAGATTTCATCCCAGTTGGCCAACAAAGAGGGTACTGGGGGCCCTAAAGGTAGTGCAGGGACCCGAAGAGGCGGCGGCCCGGAGGACGGGCGTTCGTCCACCCAGGCGGGCCGCTCCCACGCCGCACAGTTCTCGATGACCGTGGGGATGGAGGGCATCCCCTCCTCGGACCGTCAGCCCTTCTCTGGTCTCCTCCGTGGCGTCTCCTCAGTGGCTTCCGGCGACGACTCAAACATCTCGACACGCATCaagcaggagagggtggaggaaggggagggagaggagagccacCAGGCACTGGGAAGGGTAGGGTCCCCAACGTCTCCTTCAGCCCAGGGCGGCAGCCCCTGCCAGGGCCTCCTGTTCAAGGATGGCCCTCTGGTGCTGCTGTGCCCCCGCTGTGGCGAGCGCTGCTCCTCCCCCGAGGGGCTCCGCAAGCACCTGTTCAGCCATGCCGCCTGCACCATGGATCCCAGTGGACTAATGGAGGGCCTCTCCCAGGGTGGGGTAGGGGACCCAGAGGGCCCTGAGGACCAGCAGCAACGTGGGGCCCCACaggatcagctagatgcaggctgCTTGGAGGAGGCCCTGCGGCAGAGCCAGGCCTTAGCTAATGAGCTAGCTGCTGAGCTAAGTTGGAGCAGGGGCGGTATAGCCATTGGCACTAGtccaccccccaccaccacctccactaccagtCAATCACGAAAGCGCAAGATCGCTTGTGCTGTGTGCAGCTTGCGTTTCGCCCAGAAGAGCCAGCTGCAGGAGCACATGTATACTCACACGGGCAAGCCGTCACGCTACCACCGCTACAGCCGCCTCTGCAGCCAGCTCATCCACGCCTCCGGACACTTCTGCGAGGGGCCACCGGAGGGCGGCGTTGGGGTGGCAGCAAGCACCACAGTAATGTTGGCGGAGGAGTCCAACAGGGAAGCTCAGGACAATGGCAGCTCCTGCTATTCGCTAGACTCTGAGATCTCACAAGAGAGCGTAGATGCCGTCACTGTGGAATGA